The window TGtaccaaaataaaagaaaattattcctaCTTCCACTTGTAGTGTGACTCAACTTCAAGATTGCTTCTATTTCAATCAGCTTTTGAACTCTTAAGAAAGTGCCATAGTTATGTTCAACCCTCTTTTATCCCTgtattaaaaagcattttcacaTAAATTTGAATCACCAAACTGACTTGTGTATTTCCTAAGGCCCTACCCAATTGTTGGCTTCTTTTCTATGATTACTTAGGATGCACAATTCAATCAGGATATTGGTTCTAATACTTCTGAAGATCTACTGACTGCTTCTCTCTAAATTTTAGAGATGTTAACATCTGTTTAGTATCACTGGTTGCAACTTCCTACTCTCCAGCCAGCAAACAAGACTTGCTGCAACATCACAAACATTATACTGCTGGGAAGGGAGTAGTACAAtgtcatcttgttccacccaGAAGCACTGGGTTCAATCATCATTATACGCCacttaatatatttatataaaatatgtatttaatatataaagaTAATTGAATATAATATTTTACATAAAGCAATGTTTACTTCTTTTTCCTGAGGCTACACTGGAACAAAACCACTTTGAGGAAGATGGTGGGTTTGGGTAAAAGTTTGCCAGCTAGACCTTGAGGGAAGCATAGCATGTGCACTTTGACACCTCAAGGTGATGCATTCATCAACAAAATATTTGAGAAAGTTTTTTGAGGATGTCATCCAGCAAGCAAGGACATAAAAGCAGAAAGcgtctttttctctttttcactttttttctttttccccactcCTCATGTTCCCACTTATTTTCTCAGCTACAAGTTTATTATATTCTGCATTTCAGTGAGCATTAGCCaaaacataaacaaacaaagaacAGTAAGTAAAATATACAACTCCTGCAGCAGAAAGAGCTACCACTTTCATGACTGTAACTCAATACCCATCTGTTTCCTCCCTTTAAACAATTCATAAAGATAAAGGTGTCTCACAGTCCACTGCATCTTCCATATTGCTATTATTCCTGTGGGAACTTTGCCACCTGAGAGCAAAAAATTATGTAACATGCACTGTGATTAGCTTCCTTTCCCTCACCTCCTTTTACAGCTCTATTGCTTACCTTCTTTGCCACATACCTCGCTGTTTGCCAATGCCTTTTGCACTTACAATATGTTTCAGTACACCCTTGCATTTAGTAAACCAATAGTTTTGATAGGTTTTAGTAAATCTGATGGTTTAGCTTAAGCTAACAAAACACCTGATAACAGACCACAGAGATTAATTACATTGTGACATGCCCTTGCTTAGAGGCAATGAAAGTATGCTTtcagtgcagtttctgaaacTATGATTTTAAACAGTACACATTGATGGCAGGGCACATTGATACTGCATTTTAAGGATTTAGGACTCCATTCATACCTCTTCATTAAGACATTGACGCTGCACTGCCAAAAATCATGGCTCTTTGAGTGCTTCAGATCAAAGAAGTCCTTTATGTGTTTAATAAGGCACAGTGTCTGAAGAGCTCCAGAAAAATGGTACCTACAGACATCTATGACTCTTACCTGACTATGGAAGCCTAATCAGCAGGTTCAGATGTGAACAGTTACCATCAAATCATATTCCTGATGCTGAGTGCTTCCATGACTTAGCTGCTACTCCAAAATCATGATCTCTGATGCTGGCACCCTAATGTAAGTGAAATTCAGCCTGCTAACTGGGGGTCTAAATTTTTACAGAATAGGGATGAAGCCATGGAAAGAAACGTCTCCAAAAATTGTAACATAAGAATGTGCTGTTATTCACATGACAGTATTATGCTTTTATTGTCTACACTACATGCTGAAATGTGAGGTTTTCATACAGTTATGGAGgtctatatttttaaaataaaaatgttacttCTGTGATAGAAGCAAAAGCCTCTATGTCTCTCCTTATGCAAGCTGCTTTTCAGTTTTGGCCATGAGCTCATAAGCTGCTTGAAGCAgtctctccttctctctgttTATAAGGAGTGAATcacattttttttgtattacATCCTGAACAATGATAGTACAAAATTGTGATCCACTGATTaactgaagaaaaggaaacctGTATTTTAAACTTCTAAGGTCTGTTCTCCAACAGGCTGTGCAGAACAATGTTGTAAGAAAGGTCTGGATGGGCTAAGACACTAACTCAGTGTAATTAATCTGTCATTTTCCAGATCCAAACACGAGCTCACTCACTGTTTATATGGAGCAATCTTGACATACAAATGGAACACTTTAGtgtaagaaaaggaaattcGATCTTTTTGACCTTCAGCCCATACTTcaagatattttaaagaaaaagtatgTGATTTTGATATTTGTACTGTTTGAGGATGCTGTGTATTTGTCTAATTTCTCAAACAACACTGTCTTTTTGTTAAAGCCAAAACCATCAGTAATATTTCAAAGGGTCTGTCAAaaaattttgctgtttaaaagtGTACAGTTGAATGGCTTAATGATCAGACACAGGAACTACTTAAAATACTCAGGagctacttaaaaaaattaagtacaaATCTAGAGCATTAGAGTGGGAGTCATCAGTAAAATTCTATTGCTATTCTTGTTGACATTTTATACAAGAATCATGCTGAAAAGCAACACAGATGAGAAATTTTGTTCAGTGCAGCTTTTATTCATCCACACTTCTTGAACCGAGCAAGAAAATAGATAGAACTTATTCGAGCTCTCAGATATATTTTCACATTctcacagaatttttaaaaatgcaagagtATCAATCAAGCTCTTTAGTGCTTTACTTATGGGTTCAAAATAGGTCTGTACATAAATACTTTCATACAGTTTGCTCTTCAAAAACTTTGtattcagtaaaatatttctgaatataaaaaaatgtcacttttagGTCTGAGTTGAAAAGATCAGTTTCACTTTTAAGGGCTTGCAAATTAAAACTAGTCATAGATATGccatatgtttttctttaatgttgATTGACATACCAACAAAGTGAGTAAATGAAAACTAAGAAATGACAACAGTAGAGTGCTAAAAAAATTGAGGACATACTTTGAAATGTTCTTATTGAAAAACCTGTGGTACCATAGCAATAGCAGGGAAAGCTTCCAAATGATGTGAGAAAATCtgagagcaaaagaaaagaatcacagaataccttgggttggaagggaccttaatgACCATCTAATTCCAAATCCTCTctcaggggcagggacacctttcactagatcaCATTGATCAATGCCCCACTATTaaccttaaacacttccagatATGGACACAAGGGTTATGGACAGaataatgtaaagaaaataGCAAAAGTTTCCAGTGAAAGTTCATAGAAATCATGTGAAGCCAATATAAACTAAAGTCCATTCACTTAAGTCCAATGAATTTCTTAAGGATATAGaaccccaaatattttccttaagcAACGAAAACTCAGCACAATGCTGTTACCATTAAAGATTTGAGTACATTTGTCAggtcataaaaataaaattaggaagcacagcagaaaaccTGGACAATATTTAAATGCtaacatttagaaaaataatgcaaGTAGTAAATATGCAGGTGTTTACAGTCTCATAGCCTTGTTAGTGTAGAATTTTAATGGCTAAGTCATGAGCAGCAGGGAGTGGaaactgctcagtgctgctttcctttcaggaCCCTCTATTCAGGTCATCTGTGGCTCTTTACCTCTCTTAGTCCAGAAGCAGTAGGAAGGGGGGAAGTCACTGTAAGGAAACATGTCTTTGGAGCACACTCGTAAAGATGTAAAAATGCAGGGCATGAATGCTGTGTGCATATGGGGAAGTGGAAATGAGAAAGCAAGGCAGTGGCAATAAAAAGGCATGACAACCACCTGACTAAGCATGCAACATCAGGGGAAAACCGAAACAAGTACGGAGATGAACAGTACTGGAGATGAACTTCTCTCTCCTCTGAGAAAAGGCAGGTTTGGGAGAAATTTTGTAGCATGTAGAACAGAAACGCATTAGTCATTGAAGCACTTCACATTATTTTAATGTCATGTCATTACCAAACTGGATAGCGCCTCTTAAATAATTCTTTTAACACTGGTTCCTCTGATAGATTTTGTGAAAACATCTTCAACTCCTGGTACTTGCTGGCCAAGCAGTTCTTTCCCATGCAACATCAAGAGAGTGAAACACTGCTGTTCAAGAAATATTCCTGTACTCAACAAGTGTACTTGAAAGTGCATCATTCTGTTGAGCCTCCTAAATGAGGTGCCCACAATAGCATCTGAGTTTTAAAATGCCACTAATTATCATATTGCCACAATTCTTTTgaataccaaaaaaataaagattttctcctgtttattcttaaaggaataaaaaagcagCATCCCAAAGCAGTCTATAAGCCAGTAGTGTTTTGACAAGAATAATGTAGAAAGTACACATCACATTGAATAACGTTTGTATGAAGCTGCTGCTTCTATAAACTTGCCTTATATGAtttaataaaactaaaatattttccaacagTTATGTTTATCTCCCTGAGAAGCTGTCCTTTTTGGTTGGAAGATGTTTGGAAAGTAAAACAACATAAGCAACTATTTTGTGGTGATCacaggtttttgggtttttttttgaaagaaagctGTTCCCTTTCAAAAAAGCATGTTACACCTACAGGGTATAACCAAGGATTTAGCAGCACACTTTATTTATCCACAAACATACTGATTCTGCTTAAAGTCAGGAGGACTATTCCTGCACCAATTTATTCTCTGTATCTTTCAGCtcaaatttctttcttcagatTTCTATACAATGAAAAGTATACTAAAGGTTGcattggtttttttgggatttttccccccacattAGTAGCTGTCTTATTGAGTCGAGTGGGTTCTGCCACAAAGCCAGCCTTTTTCACAAAATGCCAGCAATTAGCTGGTGACAGCTTCTTGGTGAGAACTAACCTGGGCTGAATTGCAACCTGCTACACGCAGGCTGGCCAGCCAGTCCTTTTAAAATGTCCTCTCATTTCCctgacaaagaaataaaaatttagaaGCAATGAATGCCCCACTTTCCAAATCTTTCGCCGCAAAGACGTTGTGATTCTTGGTGTAAAGGATGCTTTGACGTCCTGTAATGGCACATAAAGAACTTTACAATGCTTTGGTTTTCTTGCTGCTGGAAAACGGATCTTGTATCAGGAGGGGTTTTGGAACAGAGCTTAATCACGAAAAACTACATTGAACGTCTGAAGGGGACagtgaaaaaaaggcaaaagggaGCCGTCGCTGCAAATACGTAAAGCTTGTCTTTTTGCTAACCAGAGGCTTGTGCCCTCTGCTCAAGGCAGAGCCGCACTTCTCGGGATGGTGGAGCGAGAGGACCGAGCAGCGGCACAAGACGTGCGGAGAAAGGAATGAGAAGACAGGGAGATAGTCAGGAGAAGCCAAAAAGCGCTGACCTAAGGCACAGGGCGCCGGATGCGATGGGAAAGGGATGCGGAGCGGAGGAGGAGCCGATGGCAGCGCCGCTGGAGGAGCAGCGGTTCCCAGGGGCGGCGCGGAGCGCTAGGACCGGGAGGCGGCAgcccgcgccccgccgcgcAGACCCTCGGTAAGGGACGGGGCTGCAGGCGACGAGGGGCGGGGAGGGAGGGGCGGGCGAGGGGCGTGGAGCCGGCGGCCAGCCCGCCCGGGCGGTGGGAAACACGCGGGGGACGAGTCAGCCTGTCCGCCGCCGCCGGAGCCTGGCAGGCACCCTCCTTTCCTGCGCGCCTCCCGCACACGCTCCCATCGTTTCCCCTCTCCAGGTTGCACCGCTCCCGGCTCCGAGTCAGCCCCGTCCcggcggcgggggccggggcagagccGTCCCCCCGAGAGCAGCGCCATGTGAGGGGGGAGCCGCGCCACCGCCGCACAGGGCACGGCACGTCCAGGATGTAAGGAGCCGCCCGCTGCTCGCACCCCGCCGCTGCCCGGCTGCCCGCGCTCTGTCGCTGCCGGACACTCGCCGGCGTCCATCGCTGCGGCGGGCCAGCATGACCGAGGTGAAAGCCAAGGAGCCCAGAGCGCCTCCGCCCGCCACAGACGGGGCGGTCCTGCTGCAGGGTCAGCCTGGCCGTGATCCCTTCCGCGAGGAAGCGGAGTCCGTCGACATCTCCCTGGACGGACTGCTTTACCCCAAGAGCAGCGACGAGGAGGAGGacgaagaggaggaggaggaaggggaggaggaggaggaggaagaggcgcagcagcagcagcatctggggCGGGAAGACGGCCGGGACTCCCTCTGCTACCAGCCAGGGAGCGGCTCCCTCTCGGTCAAGGACTCCCTGGACACCGTCCTGGACACCTTCCTGGCTCCTGCGGCTCATGCCAGCTCCACCGTGGCCGCGGCGCCCTGGTCCTTCTTCGAGGCGGAGGAGGCGCCCGACGGCGCGATGAGCAGCGGCGCCTCGCAGAAGACGGCCGAAGCCGCCCCGGGGGCGCCGGGCCCCTCGCAGCCCCCGCCGCGGCCCGCCGCGCTCTGGCCGCCCGGCGACGCCCTGGTTCCCGCCGCTAAGccgcggccggcggggccgggctccGGCGCGGAGTGTCCCGCCGCGGAGCCCAAGGGCGACGTTCCTGGTGTCGGGGCGCTGCCCGGCGGGTCCCGGGCGGGGGACCCGGGGCAGGAATACCTGCACGTGCCGCTGCTGCCGCTCAATTCGGCCTTCCTGGCGTCGCGCACGCGGCAGCTGCTGGACGGGGCGGAGTACGAGGGCGGCGCGGTGCCGCGCTGCTCGCCCCCCGCCCCGGAGCTGCCGGCCTACGGCTTCCCGCCGCCCGACGCCAAGGACGGGCCCTTCGCCTACGGCGACGTCCAGCCCGTCATGAAGATCAAGGAGGAGGGTCTCGGCCTCGCCGCCCGCTACCCGGGCGGCAGGGCCACCCCCGCGGCGGGCTGCCACGACTACCCGCAGGCTCCGCGGGCCGGGCAGGAGCCCTCGCTGGAGTGCGTCCTCTACAAGGCGGAGCCCACCCTGCTGGCCGGCGCCTACGGGCCCGCGGCGCCGCCCGACAGCCTGCCCTCCACCTCGGCCGCGCCGCCGGGGCTCTACCCGGCCCTGGGGCTGAACGGGCACCAGCCGCTGGCATTCCCGGCCGCCGTGCTCAAGGAGggcctgccccagctctgcccgcCCTACCTGGGCTACGCGCGGTaagccggcggcggcggggcgctCGCTGAGGGACGGGACCGGGGGGTCGCGCTGCGCGGCGGGAGAGCTCcgcgcctcctcctcctcatcctcatcctcatccttcTCCGGAGGGGCGGGCGGGCGTGCCGGGCGGTGGGCGCCTCGGGGGGATGTTAAGGGGATGCTGAGGGAAGGACAAAGTTTCTCTCGGCCAGGGCCCTCTTGGGCTTTTAGGTAGTGGCCGCAGCCCCGTTGGCATTCCCCGCGCTGCCTGAGCACGCCGCCGTGTCCCGGCTCCGCAGCTGGCAATCGCGGCTGTGGGCACGGTGCGCCCCAGGGATGTTGGCTTCTTATCGCAGCGGGACTTCACGGACTCCCCATGGCCGAGCCACTGCCCGGCCCCGGGACACAGCGGGCAGGTTTCTAGCTTGTCCTCACTTTCAGCGATACCGTGTTCGTCAATacctaaatattttccagaataGTTCCCAATTTGAAAgagaaccaaaaccaaaacaaacccaaagaaaccaaaaagctaaaaacaaaaacaacaccaaaaccaaaaatcccagcACCACAAAAAGCAGTTGATTTCACAcggaaaagaaaactgaaacacTTGTATATTGATTTGCTTGAATGAAATGGTGTACTATCCTGCTGAGATCTGTATTACCTACAAATAGATACAACAAAAGGTGCATGCAATGTTGCAGTTTCAGTGGGTATCCTTTCTTTTAGTAAATGCAGTGGTTACCTGGATTAGTCTGCTTTGGAGACAAATATCATTGATATCCCCATCAGACTTAGTTACTGCTGAGAATGCTGCAGCTGAATGGAGGGTGAAAAAGTGattattaaagatttttttagttgaaatgaaatttcatgTTTCCCATGTGAAAGAGGCCTTTAAAATTCAATTGACATCTATGTGATTCTGTCTCtgtacaggagaaaaaatcatCAGTATGGCTCCACTCACAAGAGTTGTTGATCTGAGGAAGATGAACATTTTAACAGTGTCCTAGATGGTACCTTTTTTGCTAAATggtttaaaatataaatctgctttttttttgcaatgctTTCCTGTATTACCATAGTAGAGACAAACCATTAAGCAGAAAGGCAATCATACTTTAGTTTTTTCTGTATCTTGactacaaattttaaaatgaagtttttagTATAGAACTCCTTAATACAGGTAAGTAGTTAACTGCACAAAGCTagctctttcatttctttttaattctctttcttctcAAGGCCAGATACGGAAGCCAGCCAAAGTTCTCAGTTCAGTTTCGAATCACTACCCCAGAAGATTTGTCTCATCTGCGGTGATGAGGCTTCAGGTTGCCACTATGGAGTACTTACCTGTGGAAGTTGTAAAGTCTTCTTTAAAAGGGCAATGGAAGGTACTATGAGATGCCATTGTTCCTAATTGTCTGAAATATGTCTTCTACACACCAGGGCATACTGTTTATTTATTGctcatttttataaatattgcCACTGCAGTGaattttattgttgttttatCAACAGTGGATATTGACAAAGTTCTTccttagttgttttttttttcctagtattatttattttactttactcTTTTGCTATTTATTATTTACTGTTTATCAGTTAATCTTTCCAGGTAGGCAgagttaaataaaaattttgtgcATTATACAACTTGTTTTAAAAAGTATAAATGGTGttcaaaggaaaacattctGGGTATGAATTCATGATAGGgaaataagaattgtttatGGCTGTGTTCTCtttttgaaaacacaaaatttttcttgctttcaagTTGCAAAGTTTTGGCTTCCTGGTAGTTatggaagtatttaaaatttcacTGAGCCTATTCAAGTCATAATaagaataaatgtattttacttGTTCCAAATAGTTGTTAAATTGCAAAGTCAAAATGCAAGTTTTATGAAACAGTAGCAATATCTaggtttaatttttcattttggattCTTTTACATGCCTTGTCCACTGAGATTTTGAATACAAATACAAGCACAGAGTGTTTTATATGGTTCAACACATAAAGCAGTAAAACAAATCCTTCCACTTTTTAGGCTTTGTctcctgttttgatttttatctgATCCTGCCAGAACTAGGATATTCAAATTTCTGTTCCATGTATTTAACAAAACCATTGTTCTAATGGATAGGATTCCTTAAAATTAAACCCTGCATCCTGTATTTTCTTGTTGTGATACGTagtttttcctgctttaaagAGTTTATCTCTTTCCAAAtgagaaagggaattttggaaaagtaaaagcttagcataataatataattagaTTTTTTGTTTCACTGTGCTGTTACTTTCTGCTTTAAGCATATGCTCATGTTCTTCCTCAACATTAAATATTCTTCCTTAACATTAAGTATTTGCAAAGTGGTCTTGGTGGTCTAAGTGAACTTTTGAGCCAGTGCCACATTTCTCTGATGCATTCAATGGGTTTCATGAGAAAATGACCAGAAATATTTGTGTTAGGCTGCAAAGCTCTTAAGTCACTTGCAGGAATACATTTAAGTTTCACTGCCTCTGCTAGCTGGTCTCCTggtttgcctttgcatttttttgctgtgtttttctaaatcagccaaatatttttttaagaagtcaGGGAGCTGAAGTTTTAATACTAAGTGTAGTGTCATTTATGAgtactgtattttaaaagaaatgtttttttgctttttacctATAATGTTGTAataatttctttgaattttattCTGTCAATTTTAGATTTCATCTCTTTTCTAATTTAGTTCCCAGTTCTGTTGCAGTAGATGAACCTGCTCAAAAAcataatatattacattattgttcagcagaattattttaacaaaCCATGTTAAGAAGGAATAACTTGATACAAGGAACATCTTAAAATTGTTTTCACAGGCTGTTCAAAGTCTATATTGGCAGAGTCTTACCAGGTTAAGAATATAGAGTTATTTAGAGACAAATGAGAGGTCAATGCAGTTATGTAAACAAAAGTCTTAGGTTTTACATAGCACCTTcataattttaacttttaaatgaaTCCACAGACGGGGAGTCTGTTGAGGAAGGCTGTTTGGGTTTTCTAGAAAGGATTTTCAAAGAATGTTCAAGAATGTGCATCAGAAACCTGACTGTAATCAGAAAAGATACATGTTATTGAGTTTGATGGGGAGCAATGTCAGACAATGAGCAGTGTAGGCAGTGGCAAAATGAACAAATACAGTTGTACCTGTTTTTGTGTAGAAAGTGCGAGACTACAGGGGGCTCCTTAGAGATGGACTGATGGACTTCTTATTTTCATTGCAGTATACTGTATAATTATCAGCACTAAACCAATCCTATTTATTGACagatatttgattttctttggactttaaatactttaaaaaatttaatatcAGAAATAATGGTGGGAAATTGCTCCTCTGTGAAAAGACACaaagtatttgtattttaaatgaagtaGAAAATAGTGGTTAAAATTCTCACTGGCAATCACATGAATTTGAAACATATTTCATCCATGAAATGTCCCCCTGCCCATAATTTCTCTGAGCATATATGCgttacttattttttaaaatttttagtgCTACTACAGACGTGggatttttaataataattcacgaaaataaaatgttacattttgTGAGTAAAAATTCCTGGTCAAAACTCTACTCTTCATGTAATTTCCACACAGTACTGATCTTTATGAGAAATTAAAGCCTGATTGGAAATAGCTGGCTTTTGCTATTTCATGGATTTTCTCTAtct is drawn from Zonotrichia leucophrys gambelii isolate GWCS_2022_RI chromosome 1, RI_Zleu_2.0, whole genome shotgun sequence and contains these coding sequences:
- the PGR gene encoding progesterone receptor; amino-acid sequence: MTEVKAKEPRAPPPATDGAVLLQGQPGRDPFREEAESVDISLDGLLYPKSSDEEEDEEEEEEGEEEEEEEAQQQQHLGREDGRDSLCYQPGSGSLSVKDSLDTVLDTFLAPAAHASSTVAAAPWSFFEAEEAPDGAMSSGASQKTAEAAPGAPGPSQPPPRPAALWPPGDALVPAAKPRPAGPGSGAECPAAEPKGDVPGVGALPGGSRAGDPGQEYLHVPLLPLNSAFLASRTRQLLDGAEYEGGAVPRCSPPAPELPAYGFPPPDAKDGPFAYGDVQPVMKIKEEGLGLAARYPGGRATPAAGCHDYPQAPRAGQEPSLECVLYKAEPTLLAGAYGPAAPPDSLPSTSAAPPGLYPALGLNGHQPLAFPAAVLKEGLPQLCPPYLGYARPDTEASQSSQFSFESLPQKICLICGDEASGCHYGVLTCGSCKVFFKRAMEGQHNYLCAGRNDCIVDKIRRKNCPACRLRKCCQAGMVLGGRKLKKFNKIKVVRTLDVALQQPAALQDESQALTQRLSFSPNQEIQFVPPMISVLRGIEPEVVYAGYDNTKPETPSSLLTSLNHLCERQLLCVVKWSKLLPGFRNLHIDDQITLIQYSWMSLMVFAMGWRSYKHVSGQMLYFAPDLILNEQRMKESSFYSLCLSMWQLPQEFVRLQVSQEEFLCMKALLLLNTIPLEGLRSQSQFDEMRTSYIRELVKAIGLRQKGVVANSQRFYQLTKLMDSMHDLVKQLHLFCLNTFLQSRALSVEFPEMMSEVIAAQLPKILAGMVKPLLFHKK